The following coding sequences are from one Caballeronia sp. SBC1 window:
- a CDS encoding FdhF/YdeP family oxidoreductase, which produces MSKQPRIEQYDHPAGGWGSVKAVSSILMQEHVAMNGTRVLFKQNKPDGFACVSCSWAKPADPHLFEFCENGAKATAWEITTKRATPEFFDHHTVAALEAWSDFELESQGRLTHPMRYDAATDRYLPIQWQQAFDEIGEKLRGFDPKRVVFYASGRASLETSYMYALLARLYGCNNLPDSSNMCHESTSVALPDTIGVPVGTVTLEDFEHTDCLFFFGHNTGTNAPRMLHPLQEARKRNAQIITFNPLRERGLVSFANPQSPKEMLSTEQTCISTQYHQVKIGGDIAAITGICKSLIEADDKAQAAGEPRVLDADFIAEHTHGFDAFADAMRAANWNEIESMSALTRSALEAAATEYARAKAVIILYGMGITQHREGVLAVQMLTNLMLLGGNIGKKGAGICPIRGHSNVQGQRTVGITEKPALVPMDKLKELYQFEPPQETGLTTVDTCEAVRDGNLDAFIGLGGNFARAIPDHGVMDPAWKQMPLTVQIATKLNRSHIVHGRAAYLLPCIGRIEVDRQANGEQTVTVEDSTACVHASKGMTEPASEHLLSEPAIVAGLAKAILPPNPNVDWDAWVGDYGLVRDAIERTYPEQFKDFNRRMTQPGGFHRPLAAAKREWKTKTGKANFIVPDGFGEDPDMDFEGERTLRLMTTRGDSQFNTTVYSLDDRFRGVYNTRDVLLMNKDDMTRLGFTENDTVTAITVAKDDVLRELGGLRVHAFDIPAGCVMGYYPECNRLIPVSHHAKRSKVPASKAVPVRLRKMAA; this is translated from the coding sequence ATGAGCAAGCAACCTCGCATCGAGCAATACGACCACCCGGCAGGCGGCTGGGGCTCGGTCAAAGCCGTTTCATCGATACTTATGCAAGAGCACGTCGCCATGAACGGCACGCGGGTCTTGTTCAAGCAGAACAAACCGGATGGTTTTGCGTGCGTGAGTTGCTCGTGGGCCAAACCAGCCGATCCGCATTTATTCGAATTCTGCGAAAACGGCGCAAAAGCCACCGCCTGGGAAATCACGACCAAACGCGCGACGCCCGAGTTCTTCGACCACCACACTGTGGCCGCACTGGAAGCCTGGAGTGATTTCGAGCTCGAGTCGCAAGGCCGGCTGACCCACCCCATGCGCTACGACGCTGCGACCGATCGCTATCTGCCCATCCAGTGGCAACAAGCATTCGATGAAATCGGCGAAAAGCTACGCGGCTTTGATCCGAAACGCGTGGTGTTCTACGCGTCCGGCCGCGCGTCGCTGGAAACATCGTACATGTACGCGCTGCTTGCCCGTTTATACGGTTGCAACAACCTGCCGGACAGTTCGAACATGTGCCACGAAAGCACGTCGGTGGCGCTGCCCGACACCATCGGCGTGCCGGTCGGAACGGTGACGCTCGAGGACTTCGAACACACCGACTGCCTGTTTTTCTTCGGCCACAACACCGGCACGAACGCGCCTCGCATGCTGCATCCGCTGCAAGAAGCGAGAAAACGCAATGCGCAGATCATCACGTTCAATCCATTGCGCGAGCGCGGGCTGGTGAGCTTTGCGAATCCGCAGTCGCCAAAGGAAATGCTCTCGACCGAGCAAACCTGCATCAGCACGCAATACCATCAGGTGAAGATCGGCGGAGACATAGCGGCGATCACGGGCATTTGCAAGTCGTTGATAGAAGCCGACGACAAAGCCCAGGCAGCCGGCGAACCGCGCGTGCTGGACGCGGATTTCATCGCGGAACATACACACGGTTTCGATGCCTTCGCTGACGCCATGCGGGCCGCGAACTGGAACGAGATCGAGTCGATGTCGGCGCTGACACGCTCCGCGCTCGAAGCGGCCGCGACCGAATATGCGCGCGCGAAGGCCGTGATCATCTTGTACGGCATGGGCATCACACAGCATCGGGAGGGCGTGCTTGCCGTCCAGATGCTGACAAACCTGATGCTGCTCGGCGGCAATATCGGCAAGAAGGGAGCCGGAATCTGCCCGATTCGTGGCCACTCGAACGTGCAGGGGCAACGTACTGTGGGCATCACCGAAAAACCCGCGCTCGTCCCCATGGACAAGCTCAAAGAGTTGTATCAATTCGAGCCGCCCCAGGAAACCGGCTTGACCACCGTGGATACTTGCGAGGCCGTCCGGGACGGCAATCTCGATGCGTTTATCGGACTCGGCGGCAATTTCGCGCGCGCCATTCCCGATCACGGCGTGATGGATCCCGCGTGGAAGCAAATGCCGCTCACCGTGCAGATCGCGACCAAGCTTAACCGCAGCCATATCGTGCATGGGCGCGCGGCGTATTTACTGCCGTGTATTGGCCGGATCGAGGTCGACAGGCAAGCGAACGGCGAGCAGACGGTGACCGTGGAAGACAGCACGGCGTGCGTTCACGCATCGAAGGGAATGACTGAGCCGGCGAGTGAACACTTGCTCTCGGAGCCGGCTATTGTCGCGGGGCTGGCGAAGGCGATCCTGCCGCCCAATCCGAATGTCGACTGGGATGCGTGGGTCGGCGATTACGGGCTGGTTCGTGATGCCATCGAGCGCACCTACCCCGAGCAGTTCAAGGATTTCAACCGGCGCATGACGCAGCCTGGCGGTTTTCATCGACCGTTGGCGGCCGCGAAACGGGAATGGAAAACAAAAACCGGCAAGGCGAATTTCATCGTGCCGGATGGTTTCGGTGAAGACCCCGATATGGATTTCGAGGGCGAACGCACGCTGCGCCTGATGACCACACGAGGCGACAGCCAGTTCAATACGACCGTGTATTCACTCGATGACCGTTTCCGCGGCGTGTACAACACGCGTGACGTGCTGCTGATGAACAAGGACGATATGACCCGGCTCGGCTTCACTGAAAACGATACGGTCACGGCAATCACGGTCGCGAAGGACGACGTGCTGCGCGAACTGGGCGGTCTGCGCGTGCATGCGTTCGACATCCCCGCCGGCTGCGTAATGGGCTATTACCCGGAGTGCAATCGTCTGATTCCAGTGTCGCATCACGCGAAACGCAGCAAGGTGCCGGCGTCCAAGGCGGTCCCTGTCCGGCTACGGAAAATGGCGGCTTGA
- a CDS encoding sugar efflux transporter, which translates to MNAVFKTFFALIRLPGYPGISLAMFLSGIASSFAVPYTSLFGATEAHMTPVRLGIFMTLTAVSSVLVSTYLGRIADRRTDKKRIVLLSIAGSALGYALLCVTRNYVLLTIFGCVFLSIGAAVFPQLFTFGKARLHAEGIEHTEMPMATLRTTLSCAWVFGPAVGAIVLGVSGFNGLFLSAAGAFAVAGFIVLCMREPKAYDNYEAADKTSSEIPQQAKNAHVYAALVSFTLIGMGSAIATIMLPVLIVDQLHGTTAHVAQMVGLGAFAEIPMMLFLGGASRRINKANMIAFASLSHIVYFAGIALAPNLWVLVPLQILNAVVVAVTSCLGMSYFQEMMPGALARATTLFFNTMRTGSVLAGVASGFVAAAWGYRAVFVFCVLLASTASVVLFIFNYQRGAKIFSDPTVEPVVHGSAVTRSSPLASETETAP; encoded by the coding sequence ATGAACGCCGTATTCAAGACTTTTTTCGCGCTAATCCGTCTTCCCGGTTATCCCGGCATTTCCCTCGCGATGTTCCTGTCAGGTATCGCATCCTCGTTCGCGGTGCCGTACACGTCGCTGTTCGGCGCGACCGAGGCGCACATGACGCCGGTTCGGCTGGGCATCTTCATGACGCTGACCGCGGTGAGCAGTGTGCTCGTGAGTACGTATCTCGGACGTATCGCCGATCGCCGGACCGATAAAAAACGCATCGTGCTGCTGTCCATCGCAGGGTCGGCGCTGGGTTATGCATTGCTGTGCGTCACGCGCAACTATGTGTTGCTGACGATCTTCGGCTGCGTTTTCCTGAGCATCGGCGCGGCGGTGTTCCCGCAACTTTTCACGTTCGGCAAAGCGAGGCTGCACGCGGAAGGCATCGAACATACCGAAATGCCGATGGCGACCTTGCGCACCACGCTTTCCTGCGCGTGGGTGTTCGGCCCGGCGGTGGGCGCAATCGTGCTGGGTGTATCGGGCTTTAACGGACTGTTTCTGTCGGCGGCGGGGGCGTTTGCGGTGGCTGGTTTCATCGTGCTGTGCATGCGCGAACCCAAGGCCTACGACAACTACGAAGCCGCCGATAAAACCAGCAGCGAGATCCCGCAGCAAGCGAAAAACGCACACGTGTATGCCGCGCTGGTGAGTTTTACGCTGATCGGCATGGGCTCGGCGATCGCCACCATCATGCTGCCAGTGCTGATTGTCGATCAGTTGCACGGCACGACCGCGCACGTCGCGCAGATGGTCGGCCTTGGTGCGTTCGCCGAGATTCCGATGATGCTTTTTCTCGGCGGCGCGTCCCGGCGCATCAACAAGGCGAACATGATCGCGTTCGCGTCGCTGTCGCACATTGTGTATTTCGCGGGCATCGCGCTCGCGCCCAATCTATGGGTGCTCGTGCCGCTACAGATCCTTAACGCCGTCGTGGTTGCGGTGACGTCATGTCTCGGCATGTCGTATTTTCAGGAGATGATGCCCGGCGCGCTGGCCCGGGCGACCACGCTGTTTTTCAACACCATGCGTACCGGCTCTGTGCTGGCGGGCGTTGCGTCGGGATTCGTGGCCGCCGCGTGGGGTTATCGCGCAGTGTTCGTGTTTTGCGTGTTGCTGGCGTCTACTGCGTCGGTTGTGTTGTTCATTTTCAACTATCAACGAGGCGCGAAGATTTTCTCCGATCCCACCGTGGAACCCGTTGTCCACGGCAGCGCGGTTACACGGTCGTCGCCGTTGGCGAGCGAAACGGAAACCGCGCCGTAG
- a CDS encoding type II toxin-antitoxin system RelE/ParE family toxin yields MTYKLRFKLNAEKEWRKLDAETRRQFAKKLDLRLENPKVPASRLHGMKDCYKIKLRTRGYRLVYQVQDEIVTVVVIAVGKRDGGVVHDAAEERAAEEPQ; encoded by the coding sequence ATGACCTACAAGCTGAGGTTCAAACTCAACGCGGAGAAGGAATGGCGAAAGCTTGACGCCGAGACGCGACGTCAGTTTGCGAAGAAGCTGGACTTGAGGCTCGAGAACCCGAAAGTGCCAGCTTCGCGGCTGCACGGAATGAAGGACTGCTACAAGATCAAGCTTCGTACCAGAGGGTACAGGCTTGTCTATCAGGTCCAGGACGAGATCGTGACGGTCGTCGTCATCGCGGTCGGAAAGCGCGATGGTGGCGTCGTGCACGACGCAGCAGAAGAGCGCGCAGCAGAAGAGCCGCAGTAG
- a CDS encoding glycosyltransferase family 2 protein, whose product MLGIVIPAHNEAAHIGACVSAAKRAANHHELLGEDVRVIVVVDHCSDDTSAIAASLGVDVLSVSARNVGVARAEGARYALSLGARWLAFTDADSVVADDWLVRQLDCRADAVCGVIAVHDWSPHLAAVREHFARTYTDADGHRHIHGANMGVSAQAYMRVGGFAPLEHSEDVALVEALIADGALIAWSALPRVVTSARTDFRALKGFGATLVDVSRRCFSAKTDEEGALAA is encoded by the coding sequence ATGCTTGGCATTGTCATTCCCGCTCACAACGAAGCGGCACACATCGGGGCGTGCGTAAGCGCGGCAAAACGCGCGGCGAATCATCATGAATTACTGGGGGAGGACGTGCGCGTGATCGTGGTCGTCGATCATTGCTCGGACGACACCTCCGCTATCGCTGCTTCTCTTGGCGTCGACGTGCTCAGCGTGAGTGCGCGTAATGTCGGCGTGGCGCGGGCAGAAGGGGCACGTTATGCGTTGTCGCTTGGCGCGCGCTGGCTGGCGTTCACCGATGCAGACAGCGTTGTCGCCGACGACTGGCTGGTCCGGCAACTCGATTGTCGCGCCGATGCCGTGTGCGGCGTGATCGCCGTCCATGACTGGTCCCCGCATCTGGCGGCTGTGCGGGAGCATTTCGCGCGCACTTATACCGATGCAGACGGCCATCGGCATATTCATGGCGCGAACATGGGGGTATCGGCGCAGGCTTATATGCGCGTGGGCGGGTTCGCGCCGCTCGAGCACAGCGAGGATGTGGCGCTGGTGGAGGCGTTGATTGCGGATGGGGCATTGATTGCGTGGAGCGCTTTGCCCAGGGTGGTCACGAGCGCGCGCACGGATTTCCGGGCACTGAAGGGGTTTGGCGCGACGCTGGTGGATGTGAGTCGACGGTGTTTTTCGGCGAAGACAGACGAGGAGGGGGCGTTGGCGGCTTGA
- a CDS encoding DUF4160 domain-containing protein, with the protein MKVGQYKGRRIAVLTRDEHCPPHVHLDGGDWSARFEFSFWHNGVSLLDVIPDTARVPSQVKSDVIAIVKGRLPAARESWMEAIKDTCLENQAWDEAKQYVVKPNLAGRTLVSIQAGTYHPAEQMTVLHLADRTQVGIKL; encoded by the coding sequence ATGAAAGTGGGTCAATATAAGGGGAGGCGAATCGCTGTGCTTACAAGAGACGAGCATTGTCCGCCGCATGTGCATCTGGATGGCGGTGACTGGTCCGCACGGTTTGAATTTTCGTTTTGGCACAATGGGGTGAGTCTGCTGGATGTCATTCCAGACACAGCCCGGGTGCCTTCTCAAGTGAAAAGTGACGTCATCGCCATTGTCAAAGGTCGCTTGCCCGCCGCCAGGGAAAGTTGGATGGAAGCCATAAAAGACACATGCTTGGAAAACCAGGCGTGGGACGAAGCAAAACAGTACGTCGTGAAGCCGAATCTGGCGGGAAGGACGCTGGTTAGCATTCAGGCGGGAACGTATCATCCCGCCGAGCAGATGACCGTGTTGCACTTGGCAGACCGCACGCAAGTAGGGATCAAGTTATGA
- a CDS encoding type II toxin-antitoxin system Phd/YefM family antitoxin: MEAIHATQSVGISELKLNPTAVIESADGGAVAILNRNKPVAYLLPAEQYEALLDRLEDFELAEIVRARQNEPLVEVDIHK, translated from the coding sequence ATGGAAGCTATTCACGCTACCCAATCAGTGGGAATCTCAGAGCTAAAGCTCAACCCGACCGCGGTCATCGAAAGCGCAGACGGCGGCGCGGTCGCCATCCTCAATCGAAACAAGCCGGTGGCGTACTTGTTGCCGGCTGAGCAGTACGAAGCGCTGCTTGACCGGTTGGAAGACTTTGAATTGGCCGAAATTGTTCGAGCCAGGCAGAATGAACCGTTGGTCGAGGTCGACATCCACAAATGA
- a CDS encoding DUF2442 domain-containing protein yields MKIINAPDEKPVDLDEGSETLFVLERRPAGAMFKLKAAFETIQSALHGARSDAFPSIADGVKYLPEQAVIMIHFPRGKSVAIPVDQISELDNVPADALSSIALSFAGTALTLVEHNIDISVQGLLKSRQGKDGSGSPEDQFNGNAVKHVG; encoded by the coding sequence ATGAAAATCATCAACGCGCCTGACGAGAAACCTGTCGACCTCGACGAGGGAAGCGAGACGCTTTTCGTTTTGGAGCGTCGCCCGGCTGGCGCAATGTTCAAGCTCAAAGCTGCTTTTGAGACCATCCAGAGCGCCTTGCACGGCGCTCGTTCCGATGCTTTTCCTAGCATTGCGGACGGCGTGAAGTATCTTCCGGAACAGGCGGTGATCATGATTCATTTCCCGCGCGGAAAGAGTGTGGCGATCCCCGTCGACCAGATATCGGAATTGGACAACGTCCCCGCTGACGCGCTCTCGTCAATCGCGTTGTCCTTTGCCGGTACGGCCCTCACCCTCGTTGAACACAATATCGACATATCCGTACAGGGGCTACTGAAGTCCCGTCAAGGTAAGGATGGCTCAGGGTCGCCGGAAGACCAGTTCAATGGAAATGCCGTGAAGCACGTCGGCTGA
- a CDS encoding 2Fe-2S iron-sulfur cluster-binding protein, which yields MRHINVPHNSNPDSESSETIKPSRRRFLQSAAAAAAVTAAPLARAQQPAASSAPPPTPTTPTAATPLMPVKLTINGHAYEMQLEARTTLLDALREYASLTGTKKGCDRGQCGACTVIANGRRINSCLTLAVMHQGDSIITVEGLANAQTLSLSPIQKAFIDHDAFQCGFCTPGQLCSATALIEEFRAGDASAATADVRFRPPQLSDDEIRERMSGNICRCGAYPNIVAAVKTVAINKA from the coding sequence ATGCGCCACATCAACGTCCCCCATAACAGCAACCCCGACTCCGAGTCATCCGAAACAATAAAACCGTCGCGTCGCAGGTTCCTGCAATCCGCGGCAGCAGCGGCAGCCGTCACCGCCGCGCCGCTCGCCCGCGCGCAGCAACCGGCGGCGTCATCGGCGCCGCCGCCAACGCCCACCACGCCGACAGCCGCCACGCCGCTGATGCCCGTAAAGCTGACCATCAACGGCCATGCTTACGAAATGCAACTTGAAGCGCGCACGACTTTGCTCGACGCATTGCGCGAATACGCGAGCCTTACCGGCACGAAGAAAGGCTGCGACCGGGGCCAGTGCGGCGCGTGCACGGTGATCGCAAACGGCCGCCGCATCAACTCATGCCTGACGCTCGCCGTGATGCACCAGGGCGATTCAATCATCACCGTGGAAGGACTGGCCAATGCGCAGACGCTCAGTCTCAGCCCGATACAAAAGGCTTTCATCGATCACGACGCCTTCCAGTGCGGGTTCTGTACGCCCGGCCAACTGTGTTCGGCAACCGCGCTGATAGAAGAATTTCGGGCCGGCGACGCCAGCGCAGCGACCGCCGATGTCCGCTTCCGTCCGCCCCAACTCTCCGACGATGAAATCCGCGAACGCATGAGCGGCAATATCTGTCGCTGTGGTGCGTATCCGAACATTGTCGCGGCCGTGAAAACCGTCGCGATCAATAAAGCTTAG
- a CDS encoding xanthine dehydrogenase family protein subunit M: protein MDAISYERATDVSAAIKAAQQPGVAFIGGGTNLLDLMKGGVARPVKLVDITHIAGLNAVSELPDGGLRIGALVRNSDAANHTWIRERYPLLSQAFLAGASAQLRNMATVGGNLMQRTRCYYFYDTGFPQCNKRTPGSGCAAIEGNSRIHAILGASAQCIATNPSDMNVALAALDAVVRVNGPQGERTIPFAEFHRLPGDHPEVDTTLQPGELITSVDLPPPLFAQHSHYLKVRDRASYAFALVSVAAALQMDGNTVRTARIALGGVAHKPWRATATEQALTGQPLSPDTLRSAAALAVRDARSYRDNGFKIELAQRAIIRAVSTAGGVA, encoded by the coding sequence ATGGATGCCATTTCTTACGAACGCGCCACTGACGTGAGCGCGGCGATCAAGGCAGCGCAGCAGCCGGGTGTCGCGTTTATCGGCGGCGGAACGAATCTGCTCGACCTGATGAAAGGCGGGGTCGCGAGGCCGGTGAAGCTCGTCGACATCACGCATATAGCCGGCCTGAACGCGGTGAGCGAATTGCCCGACGGCGGCCTGCGGATCGGTGCGCTGGTTCGCAACAGCGACGCTGCGAATCACACGTGGATTCGCGAGCGTTATCCGCTGCTGTCGCAGGCGTTCCTCGCGGGTGCATCGGCGCAGTTGCGCAACATGGCCACCGTCGGCGGCAACCTGATGCAACGCACGCGCTGTTATTACTTCTACGACACCGGCTTTCCCCAATGCAACAAACGCACTCCCGGAAGCGGCTGTGCGGCGATAGAAGGCAACAGCCGCATCCACGCAATCCTGGGTGCGAGCGCGCAATGCATCGCGACTAATCCATCCGATATGAACGTGGCCCTCGCGGCACTCGATGCCGTGGTGCGCGTGAACGGCCCTCAAGGTGAACGGACGATTCCGTTCGCGGAGTTTCATCGCTTGCCAGGGGACCATCCTGAAGTCGATACCACGCTGCAACCCGGCGAACTGATCACGTCTGTGGATCTGCCGCCCCCGCTCTTCGCGCAGCACTCGCATTATCTGAAGGTGCGTGACCGTGCGAGCTACGCGTTCGCGCTTGTGTCGGTGGCTGCCGCGTTGCAGATGGACGGCAACACGGTGAGGACAGCGCGTATCGCGCTGGGCGGCGTCGCGCACAAACCGTGGCGTGCCACGGCGACTGAGCAAGCGCTCACTGGCCAGCCGTTATCACCCGACACGCTGCGTAGCGCGGCGGCGCTTGCCGTTCGCGACGCGCGGAGTTACCGCGACAATGGCTTCAAGATCGAACTGGCGCAGCGCGCGATTATCCGCGCGGTGTCGACTGCAGGAGGTGTGGCATGA
- a CDS encoding NTP transferase domain-containing protein, whose amino-acid sequence MSYSSSATGILLAAGYGSRFDPSGLHNKLLATLPDGTPVVYQSARRLLSAVSRVVAVVRPGSEKLAEVLNEAGCDVMFSIDAERGMGATLAAAVRATQDAEGWLVTLGDMPWIEPGTVEAVARSLDAGASIVAPFYRGQRGHPAGFGAMHREALSALDGDAGARALFMSEAVERIDVEDANILRDVDLPADLHPH is encoded by the coding sequence ATGAGTTATTCATCGAGCGCGACTGGCATTCTGCTTGCAGCCGGGTACGGTTCCCGCTTCGATCCGAGCGGTCTTCATAACAAACTTCTCGCCACGCTCCCTGACGGCACGCCGGTCGTGTATCAGTCTGCGCGGCGGTTGCTGTCGGCGGTGTCACGCGTGGTGGCCGTGGTGCGGCCAGGATCGGAGAAGCTGGCGGAAGTGCTGAACGAAGCGGGCTGCGACGTGATGTTTTCCATCGATGCCGAACGCGGCATGGGCGCGACGCTTGCCGCTGCAGTTCGCGCGACGCAGGACGCGGAAGGCTGGCTGGTCACGCTTGGCGATATGCCGTGGATCGAGCCGGGGACGGTCGAGGCAGTGGCGCGATCACTGGACGCGGGGGCTTCGATTGTTGCGCCGTTTTATCGCGGGCAAAGGGGGCATCCGGCGGGGTTTGGCGCCATGCATCGGGAAGCGCTCAGCGCGCTCGACGGCGATGCCGGTGCGCGGGCGCTGTTTATGTCGGAGGCGGTGGAGCGCATCGACGTTGAAGACGCGAATATTCTGCGCGACGTGGATTTACCGGCGGACTTGCATCCCCATTGA
- a CDS encoding xanthine dehydrogenase family protein molybdopterin-binding subunit gives MSVLGQPLDRTDGLLKVTGQAKYSADNPEAKLAHAVLVTSTIAHGRVASMDTARIQAMPGVLLVMTHETAMRLPNDGKPNAEPPAVRRLSLLQTDEVRYSNEPVAVVVADTLERATDGARKLQASIRYEAATPNTDYQRAKGTAYQPEKMMGRPINTQRGDVAAGLRQGPTRLDVVYTTPNEHHNPMEPHATLARWDGPNLTLYDATQGVSGARGAVAKTLGIKEENVRVICPFVGGGFGCKGSAWSHVVLAAMAAKQTGRPVRLVLERPQMFGMVGNRPFTDQHIQISARDDGTLTGMRHDVISTTSTFEDWNESSAIVTRMLYAVPNQATTHKLVKLDVGTPTFMRAPGETSGSFALESAMDEMAYQLNMDPLAFRLKNYAEMEPQEKKPWSEKSLRECYQMGAEKFSWSRRNPKPRSMRDGNVLIGLGMATATYPANRSEASAIARILPDGTAMVASGTQDLGTGTYTVMTQVAADALGFPMDKVDFALGDSSLPHAPVSGGSQSVASVSPAVREAASQARAKLIAMAIADSGSPLSGGSIDDVTVNNGWVISRADPSKRDPAAAVIARNGGKPIEAMATTKPGDEKQQFAFHSFGAVFTEVHVDADLGTIRVPRIVAVYDVGSLLNEKTAHSQLMGGLVWGIGSALTEKSELDARYGRYTNANLAEYHVPVNADIGLLDITLLGKPDPHINPLGARGIGEIGITGVAGSIGNAVYHATGVRVRDLPITLDKVMPKTTV, from the coding sequence ATGAGTGTTCTTGGACAACCGCTCGACCGCACCGACGGTCTTCTGAAAGTCACGGGCCAGGCGAAATATTCCGCCGATAACCCCGAAGCGAAGCTTGCACATGCGGTACTGGTGACAAGCACGATCGCCCATGGCAGGGTGGCTTCCATGGATACCGCGCGCATACAAGCCATGCCCGGTGTCTTGCTCGTGATGACTCACGAAACCGCGATGCGTCTGCCCAATGACGGCAAACCGAATGCCGAGCCGCCGGCTGTGCGCAGATTGTCGCTCCTGCAAACCGACGAAGTGCGCTACAGCAACGAGCCAGTGGCCGTAGTCGTTGCCGATACGCTTGAACGCGCAACCGATGGCGCCCGCAAACTCCAGGCATCGATTCGCTACGAAGCCGCAACGCCGAACACGGACTATCAACGCGCGAAAGGCACCGCCTACCAGCCGGAAAAAATGATGGGCCGGCCAATCAACACACAGCGCGGCGATGTGGCCGCCGGTCTGCGTCAAGGTCCTACTCGCCTTGACGTTGTCTACACCACGCCCAACGAGCACCACAATCCAATGGAGCCACATGCCACGCTCGCCCGCTGGGACGGCCCGAACCTCACCCTCTACGATGCAACGCAAGGCGTCTCCGGCGCACGCGGCGCGGTGGCGAAAACGCTCGGTATCAAGGAGGAGAACGTGCGCGTGATTTGCCCGTTCGTTGGCGGCGGTTTTGGATGCAAGGGCTCGGCGTGGTCGCATGTCGTGCTCGCCGCCATGGCAGCGAAACAAACCGGCCGGCCGGTTCGCCTCGTGCTCGAACGTCCGCAAATGTTCGGCATGGTCGGCAACCGGCCGTTCACGGATCAGCACATCCAGATCTCGGCACGCGACGACGGCACGCTCACCGGCATGCGCCACGACGTGATCTCGACCACGTCGACGTTCGAAGACTGGAACGAAAGCTCGGCAATCGTCACGCGCATGCTGTATGCCGTGCCGAACCAGGCGACTACGCACAAGCTGGTGAAACTCGATGTGGGTACACCGACGTTCATGCGCGCGCCCGGCGAAACGAGCGGCTCGTTTGCGCTCGAATCCGCGATGGACGAAATGGCGTACCAGTTGAACATGGACCCGCTCGCGTTCCGGCTGAAGAACTATGCCGAGATGGAACCGCAGGAAAAGAAACCGTGGTCGGAGAAGTCACTGCGCGAGTGTTATCAAATGGGTGCGGAGAAATTCAGCTGGTCGCGGCGCAATCCGAAGCCGCGTTCCATGCGTGATGGCAACGTGCTGATCGGTCTCGGCATGGCGACGGCAACGTATCCGGCGAACCGCAGCGAGGCATCCGCTATTGCACGCATCCTGCCGGACGGCACGGCAATGGTCGCATCGGGCACGCAGGATCTCGGCACCGGCACCTATACCGTGATGACACAAGTGGCCGCCGATGCATTGGGCTTTCCCATGGATAAGGTCGACTTCGCACTCGGCGATTCGTCGCTGCCGCACGCGCCTGTGTCTGGCGGTTCGCAGTCGGTGGCGAGCGTGTCGCCTGCGGTGCGTGAAGCGGCGTCGCAGGCACGCGCCAAGTTGATCGCCATGGCGATAGCGGATTCGGGGTCGCCGCTAAGCGGGGGTTCCATCGACGATGTCACCGTCAACAACGGCTGGGTCATCAGCCGCGCCGATCCGTCAAAACGCGATCCGGCGGCCGCGGTGATCGCGCGCAACGGCGGCAAGCCGATCGAAGCGATGGCGACCACCAAGCCCGGCGACGAGAAACAGCAGTTCGCGTTTCACTCGTTCGGCGCGGTATTCACGGAAGTTCACGTCGATGCCGACCTGGGCACGATCCGCGTGCCGCGCATTGTGGCCGTATATGACGTCGGCAGCCTGCTCAACGAAAAGACTGCGCATAGCCAGTTGATGGGCGGCCTCGTGTGGGGCATAGGCTCGGCGTTGACCGAGAAGAGCGAACTCGATGCACGTTATGGCCGCTACACCAATGCCAACCTCGCCGAATATCACGTGCCGGTGAACGCCGATATCGGTTTGCTCGACATCACCTTGCTGGGCAAACCCGATCCGCATATCAACCCGCTGGGCGCGCGGGGTATTGGTGAGATCGGCATTACGGGAGTGGCTGGATCAATCGGGAATGCCGTGTATCACGCGACCGGCGTGCGCGTGCGCGATTTGCCAATCACGCTCGACAAGGTAATGCCGAAAACAACGGTCTGA